In Rhizobium sp. CIAT894, the genomic window GTCTCCTGAGTGAATGGAACGTGGCGGCGCTGCGGCGCAGCGCCGTGAAATCGGTAGCCGGAATGGATTTAGCTGCGGATATGGTGGGTTTTCTGGTAGATCGCCGTCGAGCGGGCGCCGGAGCGGCAATAGCCGAGCATCGGCCGCGGGAATTCATCGAGCGCATCGACCATGCCCTGCACCGCTTCCTCGGTCACGCCCATCGGCCCGACAGGCACATGGGTGATCTCGAGTCCGAGTTCCCTAGCGCGCGCCTCGATGACGGAGAACGACGTCTGATCCGGGCTCTCGTGGTCGGGGCGGTGGCAGACGATCGATTTGAAGCCCAGCGCCTTGATCTCGTCGAGGTCTACAGGCGTGATCTGACCCGAAACCGAATATTCATCGTCGATCTGGCGAATATCCATCGTCTTGTCTCCTCATAAATCGTGGGCTGAAGGTCTACGACGGTAGCCCGGCAAGCGTCAACAACACTTCGCTTACAGGAAGGTGAAGGTCAGCGCATAGCTGCGGCTTTCGCCTGATGCCAGCATGTTGAACTCGCCGGCTGCCTCAAGCTCGTCACGCAACACCCAGCGATGCGAAACCGGCTCGATGCCGATGATATGGGCCGGCGCCTTCTGGTTCCGCCACACTTGCAGATGAGGCAGCGTGTCGGCGCGGAAGCGCACGCTGAGCGTCCTGCCGCCGATCGCGGCGATAGGCCCGAGGCGGATTTCCGCAAAGCCCTCCTCCCGCGCCGGCGTCGGCACGCAGAAGATGCCGCCCGGCTCCTCGCCGAATGTCCAGGGGAAGCCGCCGTTTTCCAGCATCCGGCCTTCGAGCCGTGTGCCCTCGTCCAACCATTTGCCGCCAATATTCATGTGATACATCAGAAAGGTCGGCACCGTCTGGTCGCTGGTATTGACGACCCGGTCCTCGAGCAGCACTTCGCCGGTCGCCCCATCGATCCGCCACAGCCGCTCGATGCGCTGCGGCAATCCCTCGACGGTCACGATGTCGATATCGGCGCGGCATTCGGCATTGCCATTCTCGAACTTCGTCCACAACACCTTGGCCGCATGGCCGGAGGCCGATCCGTGCAGCGGATAGACCTTGCCGTCGGCCCGGCCGGCGATCGGCTGGCGATGGCGGATATGGTCCGGCCCGCAGGTGAAGAGGAAGCCTTCGAGCGAGTGATCGATTCGTGGATCGCCATCGTCGGGAATGGCGCGCTTCGGTGCAATATCGACGCCTTCGACGATGCATCCGCCGATATCCAACACCGATGTTTCATCGAGCATCAGGCGCGGCCCGCTTACGGCGGCAAATTCGATCATCGCAGTCTCCTCAGGAGGTTGTCGGCGGCCGTAGCGTTAGGTTTCCCACCGCTCTTCGTCAATCGGCGCCATCTGCATCTTGTGTTTTTGCCGCAACCATGGATTTTGGGGAACTGACACGGAGACGCAAACGTTTATGAGTAAAAGGAAATCTTAGGGATTTTCATATTTTGTTCAGTACGCTTTCATAAATTCCACACTAGCGTCAAAATTCGCAGGTGTGTGTCTGCCAGTCACTGTTCGAGGTTTTGAGACGTGAATCGCTTTTTGAAGTCGGCATTTTCGCTTGCGGCCGTGCTGGCAGCCATTGCGGCTGCAGCGCCGGAAGCAGGCGCGCAGCAATTCCGCGACCGCCGTCAGAGCGATGTCGTGCTGGTGACGCCGAGCGGCGAAATCCTCGATTATGTCCCGCGCGGCTATATCTATGCCCGCGACCGCAGCGGCAACCGCGTGCTGATCGACGACTACGGCAACATCGTCGCCACCGAGATGCGCGCCCGCGGCTACTATCCGCCCCGGCCCGGCTCGCGTGATGTCTATGCCGACCAGGGCGCCAACGACCCCTATTCTGCCGAGGATGGCGATACGCGTTATTCCGAGCGCGGTGCGGTCACCGGCGGCATCCCGCGCGATGCGGCGATCGAACGCCAGCCGCTCGATGGGCAGCCTTATCCCGAGGATAACAGCATCGGCAATCCGCAACCCGGCGACGATTATGCCTCGATCGATCCCGACCAGCAGATTCCGCCCGCCGACGCGCCGAAGGCCGCGCCTGATGAACCCGTCATCACACTGAAGAACAAGTCGAAGCCCGAGATCGTCGCGCTGCAGGTCTTCCTTGACCGCGCCGGCATCTCTCCCGGCGTCATCGACGGCCATATGGGCTCGAACGTCACCAAGGGCATCTATGCCTATGACCAGATGACCGGGTCGAAGCTCGATCCCAACGACACCGATGCCATTCTGGAAGAGCTGCGCATGAACGGCGGCCTGCCGGTCGTCAGCTATACGATCACGCCGGCGGATGCCGCCGGCCCCTTCGTCGCTGAGATCCCGGAAGACTATTCGCATAAGGCGCTGCTGCCGTCGCTTGCCTACACCTCAACCACTGAAATGCTGGCTGAGCGTTTCCACATGGATGAAGCCTTCCTCAAGGAGATGAACCCCGGCGCCGATTTCAGCGTTGCCGGCACGGTCATCAAGGTCGTCAATCCGGGCGAGCCGAAGAGCGGCGAGGTTGCCCGCATCATAGCCGACAAGGGCCGCAAACAGGTCTTCGCCTATGACAGCGCCGGCAATCTGCTCGCAGCCTATCCGGCATCGATCGGCTCCACCGACACGCCCTCGCCGTCGGGCACCGTGACGGTCGAGCGCGTCGCCTTCAATCCCGGCTATACCTACAATCCGAAGATAAATTTCCAGCAGGGCGCCAACGACAAGATCCTCAACATTCCGCCCGGCCCGAACGGCCCCGTCGGCACCGTCTGGATGGCGCTCTCCAAGCCGA contains:
- a CDS encoding DUF4432 family protein; translation: MIEFAAVSGPRLMLDETSVLDIGGCIVEGVDIAPKRAIPDDGDPRIDHSLEGFLFTCGPDHIRHRQPIAGRADGKVYPLHGSASGHAAKVLWTKFENGNAECRADIDIVTVEGLPQRIERLWRIDGATGEVLLEDRVVNTSDQTVPTFLMYHMNIGGKWLDEGTRLEGRMLENGGFPWTFGEEPGGIFCVPTPAREEGFAEIRLGPIAAIGGRTLSVRFRADTLPHLQVWRNQKAPAHIIGIEPVSHRWVLRDELEAAGEFNMLASGESRSYALTFTFL
- a CDS encoding L,D-transpeptidase, which produces MNRFLKSAFSLAAVLAAIAAAAPEAGAQQFRDRRQSDVVLVTPSGEILDYVPRGYIYARDRSGNRVLIDDYGNIVATEMRARGYYPPRPGSRDVYADQGANDPYSAEDGDTRYSERGAVTGGIPRDAAIERQPLDGQPYPEDNSIGNPQPGDDYASIDPDQQIPPADAPKAAPDEPVITLKNKSKPEIVALQVFLDRAGISPGVIDGHMGSNVTKGIYAYDQMTGSKLDPNDTDAILEELRMNGGLPVVSYTITPADAAGPFVAEIPEDYSHKALLPSLAYTSTTEMLAERFHMDEAFLKEMNPGADFSVAGTVIKVVNPGEPKSGEVARIIADKGRKQVFAYDSAGNLLAAYPASIGSTDTPSPSGTVTVERVAFNPGYTYNPKINFQQGANDKILNIPPGPNGPVGTVWMALSKPTYGIHGTPEPSKIGRTQSHGCIRLTNWDATELAKMVKPGVTVEFVD
- a CDS encoding TIGR01244 family sulfur transferase produces the protein MDIRQIDDEYSVSGQITPVDLDEIKALGFKSIVCHRPDHESPDQTSFSVIEARARELGLEITHVPVGPMGVTEEAVQGMVDALDEFPRPMLGYCRSGARSTAIYQKTHHIRS